From Deltaproteobacteria bacterium, a single genomic window includes:
- a CDS encoding cytochrome c oxidase subunit II: protein MISLLLAAAILVPNDGAQVIQLTAKKFEFSPAVIELRVGVPVVLEVSSLDRKHGFALPDFKIDEQIEAGGVTRIRFVPDRAGSFAFHCSVFCGSGHEDMGGTIVVKP from the coding sequence ATGATCTCGCTCCTTCTCGCGGCAGCCATCCTCGTCCCGAACGACGGCGCGCAGGTCATCCAGCTCACAGCGAAGAAGTTCGAGTTCTCGCCCGCCGTGATCGAGCTGAGAGTCGGCGTTCCGGTGGTGCTCGAGGTCAGCTCGCTCGATCGCAAGCACGGCTTCGCCTTGCCCGACTTCAAGATCGACGAGCAAATCGAAGCCGGCGGCGTGACGCGGATCCGCTTCGTTCCGGATCGCGCAGGCAGCTTCGCCTTCCACTGCAGCGTCTTCTGCGGCAGCGGACACGAAGACATGGGCGGCACCATCGTGGTGAAGCCATGA
- a CDS encoding sigma-70 family RNA polymerase sigma factor, whose translation MRPHFRAAYNLARWLVREPADAEDVLQEAVMRAFRHFQTFRGERARSWLLTIVRNSCWSFIARRGEAEEVFDEERDSPGLVPLQLVPEPEAQLLRTDQAKRIQEEVAALRPEFREAFVLREVEGMSYKEIADVTGAPIGTVMSRLSRARRELQARLGGEARKAGGS comes from the coding sequence ATGAGGCCGCACTTCCGCGCCGCCTACAACCTCGCGCGCTGGCTGGTGCGCGAGCCCGCCGATGCGGAGGACGTGCTGCAGGAGGCTGTCATGCGCGCATTCCGGCACTTCCAGACGTTTCGCGGCGAGAGAGCGCGCAGCTGGCTTTTGACTATCGTGCGGAACAGCTGCTGGTCGTTCATCGCGCGGCGGGGCGAAGCGGAGGAAGTCTTCGACGAGGAACGCGACTCTCCGGGACTGGTCCCGTTGCAACTCGTGCCCGAGCCCGAGGCCCAGCTCCTGCGCACGGATCAGGCAAAGCGAATCCAGGAGGAGGTCGCGGCGCTGCGGCCCGAGTTCCGCGAGGCCTTCGTCCTCCGCGAGGTGGAAGGCATGTCCTACAAGGAGATCGCGGACGTCACCGGAGCACCGATCGGCACGGTGATGTCGCGACTCTCGCGCGCGCGCCGCGAGCTGCAGGCGAGGCTCGGCGGCGAAGCGAGAAAGGCGGGCGGGTCATGA